The Nerophis ophidion isolate RoL-2023_Sa linkage group LG29, RoL_Noph_v1.0, whole genome shotgun sequence genome includes the window aagtaagcagatattgacagtaaatgaacaagtatattaataattaaatatctaccacttgtctttcataatgttgacaaaaaaatagaatgataaatgacacaatatgtcagcagactaattaggagcctttgtttggttacttactactaaaagacaagttgtctagtatgttcactattttatttaaggacaaacctgcaataagaaacatgtttaatctactttaagattttttttgttaaaataaagccaataatgacattttttgtggtcccctttatttagaaaagtatcaaaatatattttggtactggtaccaaaatattggtatcgggacaacactagctgttaccatagcaacatgCTATTGATATTTAATGTGAGATTTTGGACTGGCACGGTGGTTTGCCGGCAGGTGATGTTTTGACCTGTCTCCCTCCCCCTCCCTTGCCCCCAGAGGCTCCAAATGCTTCCAACTTGAAGATCGTTAGGATGGACCGGACCGCCGGCTGCGTGAGCGGAGGCGAGGAAGTCTACCTTCTGTGTGACAAAGTCCAGAAAGGTCAGGGGACCCCTCCCCTCCCCCTACTCCCCAAAAGCAGTCTCATAGTGTGTGTCATGTGACCTGAGCGCAAGACGTGTGTGTTGACAGATGACATCCAGGTGCGCTTCTACGAAGAAGACGACTCGGGCGTCACCTGGGAGGCCCTGGGAGACTTCTCCCCCACTGACGTGCACAGACAGGTCAGTACCCATGCCCCCCCACGCCGTACCACTTATTAGGGCGTTACTACGGCAACATGTTGTCCGTCCTCAGTTCGCCATCGTCTTCAAGACTCCGAAGTATCGAGACCAGAACCTGAAGAAGGCCACGTCTGTGTTTGTCCAGTTGAAGAGGAAATCGGACAACGAGACCAGCGAACCCAAACCTTTCACCTACCACCCTCAGATCATAGGTACGCTTGCCGTCACAAGCTTTAGAACAGGGCTATCCAAAGTGTGGcgcgggggccatttgtggcccgcaacaCATTTTGTAATGGCCTGtggcatatttaaaaaatactgttgctaaaaaaaattctcactaaaaacataaaaagtcaaACCAAAGAGCAAATTTAACATGAAAAAGTTTAAATGTTGACGCTAATAGCACAGAGCTAACATTTAGGCAGTTTTTTCTTTAATCCTCTAAGGTATATACGGAACTTTTTCCCATTTTTTAGGTCAATTTATAGACTTAAAAAAGCTTTATTGATCCACtcgggaaattgttccacacaataACTCAGTTACAATGGATGGAacggataatgcacacaagggcacataAAGAGGGCAGCAGGGTGGTAGAGGGgtttagtacgtctgcctcacaatacgaaggtcctgggctcgggatctttgtgtgtggagtttacatgttctccccgtgactacgtgggttaactccaggtactctggcttcctcccacctccaaagatatccacctgtggataggttgattggcaacactaaattggccctagtgtgtgaatgtttgtgtgaatgttgtctgtctatctgtgttggccctgcgatggcgacttgtccagggtgtaccccgccttgcgcccaaatgtagctgagataggctccagcgccccccgcacccccgaagggaataagtggtggaagatggatggatgggcacaaAAACAGggtgaaaacaaaaggtataatgtagactaaaaatgtaccatagtagtaatattaaatataatatactgtatgtaatatttacatatatatatatatatatatatatatatacatatgtatatatatatattatataccacaatggagaccccgaactgtttaacaacttaagctgtacatcaaacaagaatgggaaagaattccaccagaaaagcttcaaaaattggtctcctcagtttccaaatttacttagtgttgttaaaaggaaaggccatgtaacacagtggtaaaatgtcCCTGtgacacatttttgttttgttgccattaaattctaagttaatgattatttgcaaaaaaaaaaatagtttcttagtttaaacatttaatatcttgtctttgctgtccattcaattgaatataagttgaaaaggatttgcaaatcattgtattttgtttttatttacgattttacacaacgtgccaacttcattggttttgggttttgtgaaaTGGCAGCAGtcagtagaaaaagtttggacacacctaatCTAGAACCTCATGGAAACGAGGAGAACTCAgagagtatgtgtgtgtttagACAAAGAGGAAGTGCAGAGGAAACGTCAGAAGACGTTGCCAAACTTCCAGGACTTCAGCGGCCATGGAGGAGGAGCAGGAACAGGTGGAGGTCTAtaccgaggaggaggaggaggtccaTTGGCAGGGGGAGGTCCAGGTTCTGCTGGTGGAGGTAAAACCTGCCTAGTCACTGGAGATGTGGCCGTGATTAGGATAAACCAAGTCtttgtctgttttttattttcttgtgCTTACAGCTTACTTCCAGGGCTACTCCACTTACAACTACGGAAGAGGAGCTGGAGGTGGAGCCTGTCCCACCGGATACTCCACTGGTCTTGGAGGAGAGGGAGTCAAACAGGGTGAGACACGTGCTGAACCTTACATGGCCCTGTACAGTGCGATCCTTTCACTCGCGTATGCGCCTAAAAATATAATTTGCgagtagaaaaaacaaaaaggcaGGGAAAGGAGGAGGCAAAAATGCCAGTAAAGAAAAAGAACAAATCTCAGCAGACTATTGCAGTCATACTTCCTGCTTTCACTACTACAATCAGACTAGTGATGGAACCACATAACACTTCTGTCTCCTCTACTGTGCCTGATGCAAAATCATTTCTTCTACCttctgtattttttaaattagttttttttcccctcaaaactcaacagtgcgccttataacgccttagatacggaataattctggttttgcttaccgacctcgaagcaattttatttggtacatggtgtaacgataagtgtgaccattaaatggcagtcaaacataaaagataTATGTACACCGCAGTATGACGGCAGTAGGActcaaataaacaacaccaacattttttatgttccactgaaaatataaaacattactacacacggcgctcaaaaatccatcaaaatgttttagtacgactttggtaagctgtgaagctgcaccgcttggtGGATTGTACTTTGCTTCAACAtaatatctggcgttttgtttcgcaatattatgtaaaagcaacttttcttattttcttttacctgctgatctgtatttgggatctgcatagatCTTGAAAAATTGCAttcatccgcctttgtagtccgtgccgacgccatagtcgataagcttcttctttatctctatcttcttgttatggggcattcatcctccgcttttgccatttctaatataaagtaatgtaaagtccttagttatatctgtcagtaaactcaccatgaaagcgctaaaacataccggtgtaatgagtttacattattcacccaaggaagtctgaatgtcattcaaacggcgtggcgcagtgggagagtggccgtgcgcaacccgaggggccctggttcaaatcccacctagtaccaacctcgtcacgtccgttgtgtcctgagcaagacacttcacccttgctcctgatgggtactggttggcgccttgcatggcagctccctccatcagtgtgtgaatgtgtgtgtgaatgggtaaatgtggaagtagtgtcaaagcgctttgagtaccttgaaggtagaaaagcgctatacaagtacaacccatttatttattttaaacagttagtcccatcttttgacacttcttcctctcccgtccttgcacgctacatcgCTACAATTAGGATAACGggtagaagacgctgccgaaggtgagccctgtaaataagaccgtccacaaaacGGGGTATCCGGATGCGACTGTCAGAATGtggcttaaagatgatctgtaaaacataatccatgcaacattttgaccaaagaaccaccattacatgttatgtagaccacaagggaatgttttacatttagaaaaaaaataataataaaatgactcctttaatgcgccctataattcggtgcgccttttatatgaaaaaagatcgaaaatagaccctTCTTCAGCATCAGTTCGGAAAATACgttacttgtaatacttgtgattcatcatgattaatccaaattcaaaagtgtgctTGTTCCCATTTTAAAATGGCATCGTTTGACAGCATCACTGGTAACATCTCgataatgacaaatacatttaaaggcctactgaaatgagattttcttatttaaacagggatagcaggtcctatagatgcgcggataggcaattatttcatccgcaaccgcatcacaaaagtcgtcatccacccgaaccaacattttatgaaaaccacaaccgcccgccacccgcccgttgttatatatctaatatagactaTGCAatggcattagtgaggttagaaagtgtaactccctccaaatagcacagacacaatggcttttttgaactgatttatttgaaggcttcctttcccttcaaattcaccgtgaaaactgtaataaataaagcacattacaaacgtaaaaataataacatgcacagtatgtggatcaaacattttaccaagtaaaataccaacaaatgaaaaacaaatacctcgttggcctgcatgcttcttttaggaggaaattgtgatcttctggctcttatagcccaaacgcttaaagtcgttgtgacactttttagtctttgttacaatcagtCGCTCTCATtctcccttctcattgcatcaaaaaTATGTGTACTcttacccggaagtagcttccttacatccgtcgacagaccaaacgagacacttcaaaataaaagtatgcccacatactgtttcaaagagtgctgctcgtttttcgtatgtgggtaacaagatttaactatttataaatgcttgatttctataggctagtaaggtaaagtgttgtacctgacaagtttcggctaccttgcttctccagccttcatcagaggtgtcacgtgatgttagcgtgacgttgtctgtgacgtgttatatggattgttttgattgatacttttattagtagattgcacaggtcagtacacattccgtacaattgaccactaaatggtaacacccgaataagttttttaacttgtttaagtcggggtccacgttaatcaattcatggtaaaaaagtgAGTTCCCTGactgggaatcgaacccgggccgcggcagTGAGCGtgttgaatcctaaccactagactgtaccatcaagtactgtcaggtacaacactttacctttctagcctatataaatcaaccatttataaatacacgtcagtaggctaaatgaacctcttcaacataacatttaactgtgtatatatatttccgaattggttcaaccgccacccgcccgaatctattcaaaatcttttttttggtcatgtcacccgcccgaccgtGGCTTATCCGCGGATtccacggttgtgaccgcaaaccgcgcatctctagcaggtccattctatgtgtcatacttgatcatttcgcgatattgccatatttctgctgaaaggatttagtagaaaacatcgacgataaagtttgcaacttttggtcgctaataaaaaagccttgcctttaccggaagatgtgcgtgtgacgtcactggttgtagagctcctcacattgtttacaatgtgagcctccagcagcaagagcaattcggaccgagaaagcgaaaatttccccattaatttgagcgaggatgaaagattcgtggatgaggaaatttaaaagtgacggactaaaaaaaaaaaaagttaagaaaaaaaaaaggcaattgcattgtgagcgattcagatgtttttagacacatttactgggataattctgggaaatcccttatatttctattgtgttgctagtgttttagtgagttaaatagtacctgatagtcggaggggtgtgtccacgggtgtcttgacgccagagtctgagggaattagtcacggcagcagcagcacgacagaagctccgctgatctccggtaagaggcgacttatttccacagttttctcaccgaaaactgccggtcgacatgtagtcgtgatccatgttcgcttgactgctctgatccatggtaaagctttacccccgggaattttaaacaaggaaacactgtgggtttgtgtggctaaagactaaagcttcccacctccatctttctactttgacttctccattattaattgaacaaattgcaaaagattcagctacacagatgtccagaatactgtgtaattgcgcgatgaaaagagccgacttttagccacaagtggtgctgcgctaaaatgtcccctccaactcgagacgtcatcattccgcaacgttttcaacaagaaactccgcgggaaatttaaaattgcaatttagtaaaattaAAAGGCCGTATAGGTATGTGTtaccgtggtcggtagtagtgggtttcagtaggcctttaatgttcacAACTTGCCGAGGGCCATTAGAAAAACAAGCTGCGGGCCTAAATTGGCCCCCGGGACGCACTTCGGACCTCCCTGGGCTATTATTCATTACATCATTACATTCTGAAAGCCGTAAGTGGACAGGATTTTTCCTTCCTCCACAAAGCCTCCCAGGACGACTCGGCGGACAGCAGCGCTGACGACAGCGACTCAGACGACCACTCGGAGGGCGGCGTCGTTCTGGCACGTTCAGGACgccaggaggaagaggaggagtcaCAGTCAGATGGAGGTAGAGTTCTCCTCCTCGCTGTATTAACACTGTAGTTACTAATAATTCAGCTCATTGTGCGTGCAGACATGGTGAGCAGCCGACACGTGGACGCTCTCTTCCACTACGCCGTTACGGGCAACATGGCTTACCTGTTAGCTCTACAGCGCCCCCTGATGGCGGCGCAGGACGAGGACGGAGACACGTGAGTACGCGTTGTGGAGCATTCTGCAGTCCGCTCGCTTTGAGCGCTAACTCGGCCGTTGTGTGTCAGTGGACTCCACCTGGCGGTCCTCCACAGCCAGCAGGCGGTGCTGGCCAGTCTGACTCAGGTGCTTGGTGCTTCGCCGGGGGACGGCCTTCTGGACACGAGGAACCACCTCTACCAGGTAGAAGTGCCGCACGTCCCGACACGGAAGGAGGCGTGTCAGGAAGAGGCTTCTAACCCTTCTGCTTGTGTCCCAGACTCCTTTGCACCTGGCGGTGATCACGCAGCAGAAAGAAGCGGTGGAGGTGCTACTCGCAGCCGGCGCCGACCCCGCGCTGACGGATCGTCATGGCAACACGCTGCTCCACCTGGCCTCCCAGCAGGATGGAGGGGAGATGGTGCACTTTTTATTAGGATACCGATCCATTAGAGGACTGCTGGAGACCTGCAACACAGCCGGTAAAAACACACACGCTAGGGCTGGACAATTCATTGAATTTGGATTTCAATTATGGCTTCTCAGCATGCAAATTCCGAGaatggtatgttaacgtaacatattatggtaagagtcattcaaataactataacatatggaacatgctatatgtttactagggctgcgaatctttgggtgtcccgcgattccattcaatatcgattcttggggtcacgattcgatgatatatcgatttttatagatttgattctcgattcacaaacgatattttcccgattcaaaaggattctgtattcattcaatacataggatttcagcaggatctaccccagtctgctgacatgctagcagtgtagtagatttaaaaaaaaaaaaagcttttataattgtaaatgacaatgttttatcaactgacggcgtggcgaagttggtacagtggctgtgccaacaatctgagggttactggttcaatccccaccttctaccatcttagtcacgtccgttgtgtccttgggcatgacacttcacccttgctcctgatgggtcctggtgagcgccttgcatggcagctcccgccatcagtgtgtgaatgtatgtgtgaatgggtcaatgtggaaagactgtcaaagcgttttgggctctttaaaaaggggtagaaaagcgctatacaagtacaacccatttaccatttaccatgctggcagagtagtagatttaaaaaaaaaaaaaaagctttataattgtaaagaacaatgttttatcaactgattgcaataatgtaaatttgttttaactattaaacaaaccaaaaatatgacttattttctctttgtgaaaacattggacacagtgtgttgtcaagcttatgagatgcgatgcaagtgtaagccactgtgacactattgttgttgttttttatttttataaatgtctaatgataacgtcaatgagggatttttaatcactgctatgctgaaatcataactaatattgatactgttgttgataatattcatttttgtttcactacttttggtttgttctgtgtcatgtttgtgtctcctcaattgctctgtttattgcagttctgagtgttgctgggtcaggtttggttttggaattggattgcattgttatggtattgctgagtagtgatttgttggattgataaaaaaaaaaattattattattatatatatttttttttaaatgagaaataattctgaatcgcacaacggattcgattcgtattcgaatcgattttttcccacacccctaatgtttaccaaacaatctgtcacttctaatcgatatatcagatgaaatcttcttcctcgatgtcgcttctaaacaactctgccaactccaaaggtatgcgctgcttcctcttgtcgttttctgctgcatatttcactacgtacagcttgtaatctgcagtacatgatctccttttcggtgccatttatgttcagcccttctcagtttttataagttaccaccaacgatgaaattatccattttaatagctacgacagtagcatatagcagttagcattccatgacccacaatgcacctctgccatgaccctcccccactgAATTCTTAtcggttgacgtgtatgtgacgatggCCGacttgtgtgtgacgattgctaacATTTTctacgtctcttccgcgaatgagataaataatattaaaaagtacatgatttccttttcggtgccatttatgttcagcccttctcagtttttataagttaccgccaacgatgaaatgatccattttaatagctacggcagtagcatatagcatatagcagttagcattccatgactcacaatgcacttctgccatgaccctaccccgccgaattcttattggttgacgtgtatgtgacaattgctgacgtgtgtgtgacgattgctgacattttcttcgtctcttccgcgattgagataaataatattatttgatattttacggtaatgtgttaataatttcccacataagtcgctccggagtatatgtcgcgtCCCTGGCCAAACTAACCTACTCAGTTAGTGGTTAGAGAGTcctccctgagatgggtaggttgggagttcaaaccccgaccaagtcataccaaagactataaaaatgggaccaattacctccctgcttggcactcagcatcaagggttgaaattgggggttaaatcaccataaatgattcccgggcgcggcaccacttcTCCCCACacttcccaaggggtgatcaaggggatggttcaaatgcagaggacaaatttcaccacacctagtgtgtggtgaaatttggtactctaactttaactatgaaaaaaactgcgacttatagtctgaaaaatacggtaattaaaaacaatataggttgattggcaacactaaattggcctaatgtgtgagtgtgaatgttttctgtctatctgtgttggccctgtgatgaggtggccacatgtccagggtgtactccgccttccgcccgaatgtagctgagataggctccagcaaccccgaaagagacaagcggtagaaaatggatagatagatggatggatggattgttattgttatttaaatgtattcagtgtaccgtatttccttgaattgccgccggggcgctaattaatttaaaatctcttctcactcctgcgctcacagaaggcatgcagtaaaagtaatcatgcgctaattattttaaaacctcttctcactccggcacttaccaaaggtatgcagtaaaaatttgagtgtgatgtaagcttggaccttaaatcctactaaatagttcttaatcttcttccctttatgcaatttcaaattaccggtattgaaatcagcctcctccattttgaaaatgatgacaggggaagtgtcactcgcgacgtcacgcgtttgacccggcggtaatactaagcatgcactaattattttgggaagcaagtttgacccggcagtaattcaaggcaggcgcatactatatagccttgcggcaattcaaggaaatatggtattttttTTCTACTTATTGGTTATTCGTTAGTAATTTATATCCcgtttttttaaactatatttaaagttAGGTTTTGGAGGTAAAATAAATGCCCATcttttcaaattaatgaataatcaTGTAATTAATGGTGATTACGATATCAGTCTAAATGATTGCGATGATTTATTTTGCCATAATCATCcggccctaacacacacacacgttggtgTTTGGACCAACCTCATGTCCCTCTGTTGCCGTGCTCACTAGGTCTGTGTGCCATCCACCTGGCGGTTCTGGCCAATCAGCTGACCTCTCTCAGGGAGCTGTTGGAGGGCGGAGCTAACGTGGAGGCTCAGGAGCGCAGCAGCGGAAGGACCGCCCTCCACCTCGCCACCGAGTACGACAACGTGTCGTTGGCGGGTTGCCTGCTGCTGGAGGTAAAACCCCAAGGTGTCCTCGCCAGCATCTGGTCGTGTGTCGTCACCTGCGCAATGTTTGCCGTTGTCAGGGCAACGCCGTGGTTGACTGCTGCACGTTCAATGGCTCCACCCCTCTTCACATCGCCGCAGGGCGAGGCTCCAACAAGTTAACCGCTCTCCTCATGGCTGCAGGTGCGTACATGTAACCCTTGATTTTTCTGAACCTGGCAAGCGTGCTACCTACCGGGCTATCAACCTGATAGCCAGCACTAATCTTGAGGTTGACTACGGCTGGCCGCCCTTCATACACACAACATGCTAAATGGTTAGCCTAGCTTTGCATCAacctaataaatcaatcaatgtttatttatatagccctaaatcacaagtgtctcaaagagctgcacaagccacaacaatatcttaggttcagagcccacataagggcaaggaataactcacaacccagtgggatgtcaatgtgaatgactatgagaaaccttggagaggacctcagatgtgggtgatcccctcccctctagggaagaccgaatgcaatggacgtcgagtgggtctagcataataatgtgaaagtccagtccatagtggatcaaacataatagtgagagtccagttcatagtggggccagcggtagaccatcccgagcggagacgggtcagcagcgcatagatgtccccaaccaatgcacaggccaACGGTTGAGTcagagtcccgactctggacagccagcacttcatccatggccaccagaccatggatgaagtgtctagcaggaccgataatcagcatttaagttttcttggcgttaagttgcaaaaagttagcagacatccattgtttaatttcatcaagacacgcttccagctgactacaatccggggtgttggtcagctttagaagCATATAGAGTtgtgtgtcatcagcataacagtgaaagctaacaccgtagcTAAGGTCCTACTTGTATCACTGTGGACCACCATCTTGCATAATCCAACATGCTGATACTTGTCCAGGCGCAGATCCCAACAAAGAGAACCTAGAGCCACTCTTCTTCCGAgaagacgaggaggaggaggaggaagatgaaggatatgttcccggcaGCAGCCCCATCAACATGGCTGCGTCCGCTCAGGTATGCTGCTAACGCTACACAAGCTCCTCCTCCCGTGTCACATGGTGCAAACACGTCGCCCGTCCATCTGCAGGTGCTGGAGCTTCTCAGCGGAAAAGAGTACCGTCCCAAATCACCCGGCCTGGCCGTCCCCCCTCAGGGTGAGTTCAGTCCGACGGTCGTCTTATCGGAGGCTCAACGCGTATGACGACATTTGTGTAGGCGACCTGGGGAGCCTCGGTGTCGACGTGAAGCGAACACTGTGTCGAGGTCTGGAGAGTGACGGATGCTGGGAAGATCTCGCCGACAGTCTGGGTCTTGGGATCCTCAAAGCCGCTTTCAGACTAAGCCCCTCTCCCTCCCAAACCCTGCTGGACAGCTATGAGGTAAACTTGACTATTTACTATTAGGTCTTTTTCCAGCAAATTTAAGTTCCtggaaactagagatgtccgataatggcttttttgcagttacccgatattccgatattgtccaactcttaattaccgataccgatatcaaccaataccaatatacagtggggcaaaaaagtatttagtcagccaccgattgtgcaagttctcccacttaaaatgatgacagaggtctgtaattttcatcataggtacacttcaactgtgagagacagaatgtgaaaaaaaatccaggaattcacattgtaggaattttaaagaatttatttgtaaattatggtggaaaataagtatttggtcaaccattcaaagctctcactgatggaaggaggttttggctcaaaatctcacgataaatggccccattcattctttccttaacacggatcaatcgtcatgtccccttagcagaaaaacagccccaaagcatgatgtttccacccccatgcttcacagtaggtgtggtgttcttgggatgcaactcagtattcttcttcctccaaacacgacaagttgagtttataccaaaaagttctattttggtttcatccgaccacatgacattctcccaatcctctgctgtatcatccatgtatccattttggtataaactcaactcgtcgtgtttggaggaagaagaatactgagttgcgtcccaataacaccatacctactgtgaagcatgggggtggaaacatcatgctttggggctgtttttctgctgaggggacaggacgattgatccgtgttaaggaaagaatgaatggggccatttatcgtgagattttgagccaaaacccccttccatcagtgagagctttgaatggttgaccaaatacttattttccaccataatttacaaataaattctttgaaattcctacaatgtgaattcctggattttttttcacattctgtctctcacagttgaagtgtacctatgatgaaaattacagacctctgtcatcattttaagtgggagaacttgcacaatcggtggctgactagtttttttttactttgctttcaTATTTTgcggtttgttgcatttttgttgcgtttcccttgattgtaaaatatgttgacgGGTGTgtaacgttcatatgttgtcaatattcagtgttttatcgttcatatttaatattgttaatcccc containing:
- the nfkb1 gene encoding nuclear factor NF-kappa-B p105 subunit isoform X3 is translated as MAGDDHFLPANSQILDTLMMDPSWDFPQFTTLTSHSSSLRTGDGPFLQILEQPKQILNFQTPALAPGTLKRGFRFRYGCEGPSHGGLPGASSEKNKKTCPAVKICNYQGPARVVVQLVTALTNPPQLHAHSLVGKHCDNGVCMIDVPAKDSNITFPNLGILHVTKKNVAKTLEGRMIEAFRMGYNFGVSIHTDIDSLQGEGRIPREISEHQCSLISSVASLQAKEMDLSVVRLMFTAFLPDSDGAYTRRLDPVVSEAIYDSKAPNASNLKIVRMDRTAGCVSGGEEVYLLCDKVQKDDIQVRFYEEDDSGVTWEALGDFSPTDVHRQFAIVFKTPKYRDQNLKKATSVFVQLKRKSDNETSEPKPFTYHPQIIDKEEVQRKRQKTLPNFQDFSGHGGGAGTGGGLYRGGGGGPLAGGGPGSAGGAYFQGYSTYNYGRGAGGGACPTGYSTGLGGEGVKQASQDDSADSSADDSDSDDHSEGGVVLARSGRQEEEEESQSDGDMVSSRHVDALFHYAVTGNMAYLLALQRPLMAAQDEDGDTGLHLAVLHSQQAVLASLTQVLGASPGDGLLDTRNHLYQTPLHLAVITQQKEAVEVLLAAGADPALTDRHGNTLLHLASQQDGGEMVHFLLGYRSIRGLLETCNTAGLCAIHLAVLANQLTSLRELLEGGANVEAQERSSGRTALHLATEYDNVSLAGCLLLEGNAVVDCCTFNGSTPLHIAAGRGSNKLTALLMAAGADPNKENLEPLFFREDEEEEEEDEGYVPGSSPINMAASAQVLELLSGKEYRPKSPGLAVPPQGDLGSLGVDVKRTLCRGLESDGCWEDLADSLGLGILKAAFRLSPSPSQTLLDSYEVSGGTVHDLTAALRSVGQCKALSVLEEALCHQDNEAAGKQMWVSCVATRSLTGAVVSAGDATHAQLRDLKFDNRVDSGVCDSGVELSTA
- the nfkb1 gene encoding nuclear factor NF-kappa-B p105 subunit isoform X1, with the protein product MDLPGTMAGDDHFLPANSQILDTLMMDPSWDFPQFTTLTSHSSSLRTGDGPFLQILEQPKQILNFQTPALAPGTLKRGFRFRYGCEGPSHGGLPGASSEKNKKTCPAVKICNYQGPARVVVQLVTALTNPPQLHAHSLVGKHCDNGVCMIDVPAKDSNITFPNLGILHVTKKNVAKTLEGRMIEAFRMGYNFGVSIHTDIDSLQGEGRIPREISEHQCSLISSVASLQAKEMDLSVVRLMFTAFLPDSDGAYTRRLDPVVSEAIYDSKAPNASNLKIVRMDRTAGCVSGGEEVYLLCDKVQKDDIQVRFYEEDDSGVTWEALGDFSPTDVHRQFAIVFKTPKYRDQNLKKATSVFVQLKRKSDNETSEPKPFTYHPQIIDKEEVQRKRQKTLPNFQDFSGHGGGAGTGGGLYRGGGGGPLAGGGPGSAGGAYFQGYSTYNYGRGAGGGACPTGYSTGLGGEGVKQASQDDSADSSADDSDSDDHSEGGVVLARSGRQEEEEESQSDGDMVSSRHVDALFHYAVTGNMAYLLALQRPLMAAQDEDGDTGLHLAVLHSQQAVLASLTQVLGASPGDGLLDTRNHLYQTPLHLAVITQQKEAVEVLLAAGADPALTDRHGNTLLHLASQQDGGEMVHFLLGYRSIRGLLETCNTAGLCAIHLAVLANQLTSLRELLEGGANVEAQERSSGRTALHLATEYDNVSLAGCLLLEGNAVVDCCTFNGSTPLHIAAGRGSNKLTALLMAAGADPNKENLEPLFFREDEEEEEEDEGYVPGSSPINMAASAQVLELLSGKEYRPKSPGLAVPPQGDLGSLGVDVKRTLCRGLESDGCWEDLADSLGLGILKAAFRLSPSPSQTLLDSYEVSGGTVHDLTAALRSVGQCKALSVLEEALCHQDNEAAGKQMWVSCVATRSLTGAVVSAGDATHAQLRDLKFDNRVDSGVCDSGVELSTA